The DNA window GGGAGGATACCGGTCGTTATATCGAGTTCAAGCTTCGCAAGGCCGGGCATGAGGGACGTTCGCCGTTCACGGACCGGGCCGTGCGCCGCATTTGGGATATTTCCGGCGGCCTGCCGAGGCTTATCAATCACGCCTGCTCGCACGCCCTGGATCATGCGGGCTTTTCCCGCAAATCACGCATCACCCCGGACTGCATCGAGCGCGTGTATCGCGATCCCCTGTATTCCGGGCTTTTTCGCATTCGTACGCGACCCGACCGCACGGGCCGCAGGCGCATGTTCATGCTGGCGGCAGCCGGCGTGTTGCTGCTCGTTGGCGTGGCTGTGTTTCTTGTGGTGCATCAGGGGCTTCTTTTTCAGGAACGGACCAATGCCGTGTCGCGCAATGCCGTGCGCATGGTCCCGGCCCCGGTTCCCGTTGCCGAAGATGCGGCCGCCCGGCCGTCGGCCGAGCCCGGGCTTGGCGGACAGGACTCGGTAACCTTGTCCGAGCCGGTGGAGGTTGTGGAGCCCGGATTATCCAGCGGTTCACAATCCGTGCGAACTGATATAGGTTCACGAATGGATGAACCCGCTGATTTCGATGGTGATTCGGATGGAACAACAGGGAACGGCCTTTTTGCCGAACCGGCCCCGGATTCACCCGTGGCCGCCCTGAGCGTGGCCGCCGTGGCCTGGGATGAAAATCCGGACAAGCGCATGGCCATCATCAACGGCACAATCCTGCATGCCGGAGACTCCATTCTCGGCATCCGTTTGCAGGCCATCGAGCCGGACGGGCTTGTGCTTGAGCACGGCGGCATATTGTATGAGAGAAGAATGCCCGCAAACGAAGGGCAGTGACAACGGAGGAACAATGAACGGCAGAAAGGGTGCTCGCAGCGGTTTCACGCTTATCGAACTGATGGTCGTGGTGGTCATTCTCGGCGTTCTGGCCGGGTTGATCGTGCCGCAGTTCATGGACGAACCGCAAAAGGCGCGGGTGGTCAAGACGCAGCTGCAGATGGAAAACGTTTCCACGGCGCTCAAGAAGTTCTATCTGGACAACGGGTTCTATCCCACGACCGAGCAGGGGCTGGAAGCCTTGGTGCAAAAGCCGACTTCCGGTAGGATTCCCAAGAATTTCGCAGCCAACGGGTATCTTTCCAAGGTTCCCAAGGACGCGTGGGGCACGGATTTCGTGTATATTTCTCCGGGCAGCCACGGCCCGTTCGACATCATCAGCCTTGGTGGCGACGGCGAAGAGGGCGGCTCAGAATATGACGGCGACATCAATAGCTGGGAATTGGAATAGGCGCGGCTTCACGCTGTTTGAGCTGCTGGTGGTCATAGCCGTGGCCGGGATCATGCTGGCCGTGGCCATCCCCTACCTCGGGCAGGACCGGGGCGGTTCGCAGCAGGCCATGGACGAGGCCCGCAAGACGGTTTCCCTTGCCGTGGGCAGCGCCCGAAGCCGGGCCATGCTTTCCCGCACGACCGCGGAACTGGCAATGAATGAGCACTCCCTTGTGCTTTCCGGAAAAAAAAGCTTTGACCTGCCGGACGGGGTTGGCGTGAACGGATACGAGGTGCAGGGACGCGATTCGGAAGCGGCCGGGCAGCCGCTGCTTTTTTCGCCGCGCGGCCGCACTGACTGGGCCGTGCTCTGGCTGGAAAGCGGTGATTTGCGCAAGAGCCTGCTCATACGGCCTTTCGGTGGAAAGGTGGTCATGGTCGACGATTTTATCCCGTTGTCCGAGCTTCTGGACGAGGGGTTTGCCCGCGTGCAATAAAGGTGGAGTTATGCAACGTACCACGGCTTTTCTGATCATGCTTCTGCTCGCGCTTTCCGGATGTTCTGCCCGGCAGCAGTCTGCTGCGATGACGGCGGAATCCGGTTCCGCATCCGTTTCCGGTGCGGATGCCTACGAGCAGGGGCAGTACGCCAGCAGCGTGGCCTCCTTTTCCGCCCGGATTCGCGAGAACAGTGCCGACCACAAGGCGTTCAACGGCCGGGGCGCGGCCCTGCTGGCCATGGACCGCGCTGGGCAGGCGCTGGCCGATTTCAATCGTGCGCTGAGCATTGCTCCGCGCATGCCCGGCTACCATCTCAACGCGGCCATTGCCCTGTTGCGGCTCAATCGTCCGGAAGACGCGCTGGATCAGGCCGGGGAGGCTTTGCGCCTCCAGCCGGATTTTGCGGACGCCCTGCTTGCCCAGGGGATCGCCTTCATGCATCTGCAGGAATATGAAGTGGCATTGGGCCGCATCAACCGGGCTCTTGTGCTTGCGGAAAAAGCACCCGAACAGAATGCGCAGTCGCCGGAGTCGGCCCTGCGCCGTTCCCTTTTGTATTACCGGGGCATGGCGCAGCAGCATGTGGGCCTGTTTGACGATGCCATTGATGATTACACCGACTATATTGCGCTGGTGAAATCGGATCAGCGCAAGGCCTCGGCCCATGCCAACCGGGGGTTGTGCTTTCTGGAAAAGGGCGACACGGGCAGGGCGCTGGACGATTTGGACGCTGCCGTGGTTCTGAATCCGCACGACGCCATGGTTTATTATGACCGGGCCATCGTGCGGCAGCGGCGCCATGAATTGGAAATGGCCGTGCAGGATTACACGCGGGCCATTTCACGAGAACCGGAATTTCCCGAGGCCTATCTCGGACGGGGCGAGGCCCGGCTCGTGCTGGAGCAGAATCCGCAGGCGTGCCACGATTTCGGGCGGGCCTGTTCCATGGGATTTTGCGACCGGCTTGAGACGCTGCAAGACAAGGGCACGTGCGAGTAGCGCGCTGCGTTTTTTTACAGGGAAAATGAATGGTATATTTGAGCAAGAAATCGGAAAAGAATATTTGCAAATTTCGCGGGCAGGTGAGCCGTGAACAACGGGAAGCCCTGAACGGGCATCGTTCGGCGGTGTTCTGGTTCACCGGACTGTCCGGTTCCGGCAAATCCACCATTGCGCACGCCGTGGAAAAACATCTGCACGACCGGGGTATCCGTTCCTATGTTTTTGACGGCGACAACGTGCGCCATGGCCTGTGCGGAGACCTGAGCTTTTCCCCAGTGGCCCGTTCGGAAAACAATCGGCGCATTGCCGAGGTCTGCAAGCTGTTTGCGGATAGCGGCACGGCCTGCCTGTGCGCCTTTATTTCGCCCTACGCGGAAGACAGACAGCATGTGCGCGACATCGTGGGCGAGGACGATTTTCACGAGATATATATTGCCTGCCCCGTGGAAACCTGCGAGGAGCGGGACTGCAAGGGCTATTACAAGTTGGCAAGGGAAGGAAAAATCAAGAATTACACGGGGATCTCCGCGCCCTACGAGGAGCCGGAAGCGCCGCAGTTGCGGGTGAATACTGCGGGGCAGTCCGTGGAACAGTCCGTTGGTGTTGTTCTGGAATACGTTTTGGGCGTTTTGCAGCCCACTGCGTAGCGTGCATGCGGGTAATCCGAAAAAGGCAGTAGCGACATGGCAAGATTCGATCGCAAGCGGGTTGTGGTGACCGGAGGGGCCGGTTTTCTCGGTTCGCATTTGTGCCGGGTTCTTCTGGAAGACGGCTGCGAAGTTGTCTGCGTGGACAACTATTATACGGGCAACAAGGGCAATATCGTTGATTTGCTGGGCAATCCCTATTTCGAGCTCATGCGTCACGACGTGACCTTTCCGTTGTACGTGGAGGTGGACGAAATCTATAATCTCGCCTGTCCTGCCTCGCCCATCCATTATCAGCACGACCCGGTGCAGACCCTGAAGACCAGCGTGCACGGGGCTATCAACATGCTGGGCCTTGCCAAGCGCATCGGCGCCAAGATCATGCAGGCCTCCACGTCCGAGGTTTACGGCGATCCGGAGGTGCATCCCCAGACCGAGGATTACTGGGGCCATGTGAACCCCAAAGGCACGCGCTCCTGCTACGACGAGGGCAAGCGGTGTGCCGAGACCCTGTTTTTCGACTACCGCCGGCAGCACGGGCTGGTCATCAAGGTGGCCCGCATCTTCAATACCTACGGCCCCAACATGCTTCCCGGTGACGGGCGGGTGGTCTCCAATTTCATCGTCAAGGCCTTGCGAAACGAGCCGGTCACCGTGTACGGCGACGGCTCCCAGACCCGGTCCTTCTGTTATGTGGACGACCTCATTCGCGGATTCAAGATTCTCATGGACGATACGCCGGACGAATTTTCCGGGCCGGTCAATCTTGGGAATCCAATGGAATTTACCATTCTGGAACTGGCGGAAAAGGTCATTGAAATGACCGGTTCCAGATCGCGGATCGAGTTTCTGGATTTGCCCTCGGATGATCCACGGCAACGTCAACCCGACATATCTCTCGCCAAAAGGGAGCTTGGCTGGCAGCCGGAGACGACCCTGGAACAGGGGCTGGTCAAAACCATCGAATACTTCAGGAAGATGTTGGAACAATGAGCAGGAAGATATTGATCACCGGCGGCGCGGGATACATCGGTTCCCACGCCAACCTTGAACTGGCGGCCAAAGGCTACGAGACCGTGGTGCTGGACAACCTCGTGTACGGCCACCGGGAGTTCGTGCAAAAAGGCGAATTCGTGCTGGGTGACATCAGCGACCCCGCCTGTCTGGACCTCGTATTTGCAAATCATGACATTGATGCGGTCATGCATTTTGCCGCATATACCTATGTGGGTGAATCCGTTCAGGATCCGGGCAAGTATTACGCCAACAACATGGGCGGCACCCTGAATCTGCTGGCGGCCATGCGTCGGGCCGGAGTGAACCGGTTCATTTTCTCCTCCACCTGTGCCACCTATGGTGTGCCGCAGGAAATGCCCCTGACCGAGTCACATCCGCAAAAACCCATCAATCCTTATGGCTGGACCAAGTTCATGATCGAACAGGCCCTGGCTGATTACTCCGCGGCCTACGGCATGCAGTACGTTGCCCTGCGCTATTTCAACGCGGCCGGAGCCGACCCGCAGGGCCGGGTGGGCGAGGATCACGACCCGGAAACCCATCTGATTCCGCTGGCCATCGAGGCGGCCGTTGATCCCAAGCGGGAGCTTTCCATTTTCGGCACGGACTATGACACTCCGGACGGCACCTGCGTCCGGGACTATATCCATGTTACCGACTTGGCTCAGGCGCATATTCTGGCCTATGAGTATCTGCGCGATGGCGGGGAAAGCCAGTATTTCAATCTGGGTAACGGCCTGGGCTTTTCCGTGCGCGAGGTCATCGACTGCGTGAGCCGGGTTTCGGGTCGCGCCGTGCGTGCCAAGGAAGCGCCGCGCCGGGAGGGGGATCCGGCCCAGCTGGTGGGTTCGTCCGAGCGTATTCGGTCCGTGCTGGGCTGGGAGCCGCAGTATGCGGAACTCGAGACCATTGTC is part of the Pseudodesulfovibrio senegalensis genome and encodes:
- a CDS encoding AAA family ATPase — its product is MSGLEQTRTGAMRPGTADPGRMRLGDGANPFSDSSKSFHFYPSPSHRKGVHRITRGLRSGCGLILLIGEIGIGKTTLARHIQSTCRREYAFAELANPYLTPNEQLHFLCSRFRVGTDGLASTDDYVQALSRCFARLVEQGRPPVVVLDESHLLDRAHFGLLLILSNLRHKGRPLVQILLVGQVELLKRLAEPGLEAMNQRIGVRCELAPLSREDTGRYIEFKLRKAGHEGRSPFTDRAVRRIWDISGGLPRLINHACSHALDHAGFSRKSRITPDCIERVYRDPLYSGLFRIRTRPDRTGRRRMFMLAAAGVLLLVGVAVFLVVHQGLLFQERTNAVSRNAVRMVPAPVPVAEDAAARPSAEPGLGGQDSVTLSEPVEVVEPGLSSGSQSVRTDIGSRMDEPADFDGDSDGTTGNGLFAEPAPDSPVAALSVAAVAWDENPDKRMAIINGTILHAGDSILGIRLQAIEPDGLVLEHGGILYERRMPANEGQ
- the gspG gene encoding type II secretion system major pseudopilin GspG, with amino-acid sequence MNGRKGARSGFTLIELMVVVVILGVLAGLIVPQFMDEPQKARVVKTQLQMENVSTALKKFYLDNGFYPTTEQGLEALVQKPTSGRIPKNFAANGYLSKVPKDAWGTDFVYISPGSHGPFDIISLGGDGEEGGSEYDGDINSWELE
- a CDS encoding prepilin-type N-terminal cleavage/methylation domain-containing protein, encoding MTATSIAGNWNRRGFTLFELLVVIAVAGIMLAVAIPYLGQDRGGSQQAMDEARKTVSLAVGSARSRAMLSRTTAELAMNEHSLVLSGKKSFDLPDGVGVNGYEVQGRDSEAAGQPLLFSPRGRTDWAVLWLESGDLRKSLLIRPFGGKVVMVDDFIPLSELLDEGFARVQ
- a CDS encoding tetratricopeptide repeat protein: MQRTTAFLIMLLLALSGCSARQQSAAMTAESGSASVSGADAYEQGQYASSVASFSARIRENSADHKAFNGRGAALLAMDRAGQALADFNRALSIAPRMPGYHLNAAIALLRLNRPEDALDQAGEALRLQPDFADALLAQGIAFMHLQEYEVALGRINRALVLAEKAPEQNAQSPESALRRSLLYYRGMAQQHVGLFDDAIDDYTDYIALVKSDQRKASAHANRGLCFLEKGDTGRALDDLDAAVVLNPHDAMVYYDRAIVRQRRHELEMAVQDYTRAISREPEFPEAYLGRGEARLVLEQNPQACHDFGRACSMGFCDRLETLQDKGTCE
- the cysC gene encoding adenylyl-sulfate kinase, whose product is MVYLSKKSEKNICKFRGQVSREQREALNGHRSAVFWFTGLSGSGKSTIAHAVEKHLHDRGIRSYVFDGDNVRHGLCGDLSFSPVARSENNRRIAEVCKLFADSGTACLCAFISPYAEDRQHVRDIVGEDDFHEIYIACPVETCEERDCKGYYKLAREGKIKNYTGISAPYEEPEAPQLRVNTAGQSVEQSVGVVLEYVLGVLQPTA
- a CDS encoding UDP-glucuronic acid decarboxylase family protein gives rise to the protein MARFDRKRVVVTGGAGFLGSHLCRVLLEDGCEVVCVDNYYTGNKGNIVDLLGNPYFELMRHDVTFPLYVEVDEIYNLACPASPIHYQHDPVQTLKTSVHGAINMLGLAKRIGAKIMQASTSEVYGDPEVHPQTEDYWGHVNPKGTRSCYDEGKRCAETLFFDYRRQHGLVIKVARIFNTYGPNMLPGDGRVVSNFIVKALRNEPVTVYGDGSQTRSFCYVDDLIRGFKILMDDTPDEFSGPVNLGNPMEFTILELAEKVIEMTGSRSRIEFLDLPSDDPRQRQPDISLAKRELGWQPETTLEQGLVKTIEYFRKMLEQ
- the galE gene encoding UDP-glucose 4-epimerase GalE; translated protein: MSRKILITGGAGYIGSHANLELAAKGYETVVLDNLVYGHREFVQKGEFVLGDISDPACLDLVFANHDIDAVMHFAAYTYVGESVQDPGKYYANNMGGTLNLLAAMRRAGVNRFIFSSTCATYGVPQEMPLTESHPQKPINPYGWTKFMIEQALADYSAAYGMQYVALRYFNAAGADPQGRVGEDHDPETHLIPLAIEAAVDPKRELSIFGTDYDTPDGTCVRDYIHVTDLAQAHILAYEYLRDGGESQYFNLGNGLGFSVREVIDCVSRVSGRAVRAKEAPRREGDPAQLVGSSERIRSVLGWEPQYAELETIVEHAWNWRMKRA